One Paraburkholderia kururiensis DNA window includes the following coding sequences:
- a CDS encoding co-chaperone GroES, whose protein sequence is MSLRPLHDRVIVKRLDQETRTASGIVIPESAAEKPDQGEIVAVGPGRRGDDGRRIEPDLKVGERVLFGKYAGQAVKVDGNELLVLREEDIVAVVQS, encoded by the coding sequence ATGAGTCTACGTCCGTTACATGATCGCGTGATCGTGAAGCGTCTCGATCAGGAAACCCGTACGGCATCGGGCATCGTCATTCCCGAAAGCGCCGCCGAGAAGCCCGATCAGGGCGAAATCGTCGCAGTCGGTCCGGGCCGTCGCGGCGACGACGGCAGGCGTATCGAGCCGGACCTCAAGGTCGGCGAACGCGTCCTGTTCGGCAAATATGCGGGGCAAGCGGTGAAAGTCGACGGCAACGAACTGCTCGTGCTGCGCGAAGAAGACATCGTCGCAGTCGTTCAATCCTGA
- a CDS encoding ABC transporter ATP-binding protein, with translation MSDSVLDIRVRLKRYGGRVVLSDTQLAVRPGEIVSLLGPSGCGKSTLLRIVAGLDRDFDGAVALRGVPLDGPSPELGVIFQEPRLLPWLDVANNISFPLRARGEAAERVTALLGEVGLPGIEERWPKELSGGMAQRVAIARGLFSRPSVLLLDEPFSAVDAITRMRLQDLLLQVTSSHRMAALVVTHDVDEALLLSDRVLVMQAGHNGAGGGIVHELRVELPRPRSRQAASEGVLRTALLDRLAALFAQPA, from the coding sequence ATGAGCGATTCCGTGCTCGACATACGCGTGCGGCTGAAGCGCTACGGCGGTCGCGTGGTGCTGAGCGACACGCAGCTTGCCGTGCGCCCTGGCGAGATCGTGAGCCTGCTCGGCCCGAGCGGCTGCGGCAAGAGCACGCTGCTGCGCATCGTGGCCGGTCTCGATCGCGATTTCGACGGGGCGGTCGCGCTGCGCGGCGTACCGCTCGATGGTCCGTCGCCGGAGCTTGGTGTGATCTTTCAGGAGCCGCGGCTTTTGCCGTGGCTCGACGTGGCGAACAACATCAGCTTTCCGCTGCGCGCTCGCGGCGAAGCAGCGGAGCGTGTCACGGCCCTGCTTGGAGAGGTCGGTCTGCCGGGTATAGAAGAGCGCTGGCCGAAGGAGCTCTCGGGCGGGATGGCGCAACGCGTGGCCATCGCACGCGGGCTGTTTTCGCGCCCGAGCGTGCTGCTGCTCGACGAACCGTTCAGCGCCGTCGATGCCATTACACGCATGCGTTTGCAGGACCTTTTGTTGCAGGTCACGTCGTCGCATCGCATGGCCGCGCTCGTGGTCACGCACGACGTGGACGAAGCCCTGCTGCTCTCGGACCGGGTGCTCGTGATGCAGGCTGGGCACAACGGCGCGGGCGGCGGCATCGTGCACGAGTTGCGAGTGGAGTTGCCGCGCCCGCGCAGCCGGCAGGCTGCAAGCGAAGGCGTGTTGCGAACTGCGTTGCTCGATCGGCTGGCTGCGTTGTTTGCACAACCGGCTTGA
- the groL gene encoding chaperonin GroEL (60 kDa chaperone family; promotes refolding of misfolded polypeptides especially under stressful conditions; forms two stacked rings of heptamers to form a barrel-shaped 14mer; ends can be capped by GroES; misfolded proteins enter the barrel where they are refolded when GroES binds): MAAKEVAFSDNARSKLVEGVNLLANAVKVTLGPKGRNVVLERSFGSPVVTKDGVSVAKEIELADKLQNIGAQLVKEVASKTSDAAGDGTTTATVLAQAIVREGQKYVAAGLNPLDLKRGIDKAVVAAVEELKKISKPTTTSKEIAQVATISANGEESIGQRIAEAIDRVGKEGVITVEDGKSLADELDVVEGLQFDRGYLSPYFINHQDRQLAILEEPFVLLHDKKISNIRDLLPVLEQVAKSGRPLLIIAEDVEGEALATLVVNNIRGILKTVAVKAPGFGDRRKALLEDIAILTGGQVIAEETGLTLEKATLAELGQAKRIEVGKENTTVIDGGGEKSNIEARVKQIRVQIAEATSDYDREKLQERVAKLAGGVAVIKVGGATEIEVKEKKDRVDDALHATRAAVEEGIVPGGGVALIRVKQAIAGLHGANADQNAGINIVRRALEEPLRQIVANAGEEASVIVAKVAEGSGNFGYNAATGEYGDLVETGVVDPTKVTRTALQNAASVASLLLTTDATVHEAPKDAAAAASPAAAGAGGPGFEF, from the coding sequence ATGGCAGCCAAAGAAGTCGCCTTCAGCGACAACGCACGGTCCAAACTGGTTGAAGGCGTGAACCTGCTCGCCAATGCGGTGAAGGTCACGCTCGGTCCGAAGGGCCGCAACGTGGTGCTCGAACGCAGTTTCGGCAGCCCCGTCGTGACGAAGGACGGCGTGTCCGTCGCCAAGGAAATCGAGCTGGCCGACAAGTTGCAAAACATCGGCGCGCAGCTCGTCAAGGAAGTCGCCTCGAAAACGAGCGACGCCGCCGGCGACGGCACGACTACCGCGACGGTGCTCGCACAGGCCATCGTGCGCGAGGGCCAGAAGTACGTCGCCGCCGGCCTCAATCCGCTCGATCTGAAACGCGGCATCGACAAGGCCGTGGTCGCGGCAGTCGAAGAACTGAAGAAGATCAGCAAGCCGACCACCACCAGCAAGGAAATCGCCCAGGTCGCGACCATCTCGGCCAACGGCGAAGAGTCGATCGGGCAGCGCATTGCGGAAGCCATCGACCGCGTCGGCAAGGAAGGCGTGATTACCGTGGAAGACGGCAAGTCGCTTGCCGACGAACTCGACGTGGTCGAAGGCCTGCAATTCGATCGCGGCTACCTCTCGCCCTACTTCATCAACCATCAGGACCGGCAGCTCGCCATCCTGGAAGAGCCGTTCGTACTGCTGCACGACAAGAAGATTTCGAATATCCGCGACCTGCTGCCCGTACTCGAACAGGTCGCGAAGTCGGGCCGGCCCCTGCTCATCATTGCGGAAGACGTGGAAGGCGAAGCGCTCGCCACGCTCGTCGTGAACAACATTCGCGGCATCCTGAAAACGGTGGCCGTGAAAGCGCCGGGCTTCGGCGACCGCCGCAAGGCACTGCTCGAAGACATCGCGATTCTCACGGGCGGCCAGGTGATTGCGGAAGAAACCGGCCTGACGCTCGAAAAAGCGACGCTCGCCGAACTGGGCCAGGCCAAGCGCATCGAGGTCGGCAAGGAAAACACCACCGTCATCGACGGCGGTGGGGAGAAGTCGAACATCGAGGCGCGGGTCAAGCAGATTCGCGTGCAGATTGCCGAGGCCACGTCCGACTATGACCGCGAGAAGCTCCAGGAACGCGTGGCGAAACTCGCGGGCGGCGTGGCTGTCATCAAGGTGGGCGGCGCGACCGAAATCGAAGTGAAGGAGAAGAAGGACCGTGTCGACGATGCGCTGCACGCCACGCGCGCCGCGGTGGAAGAAGGCATCGTGCCGGGCGGAGGCGTCGCGCTGATTCGCGTGAAGCAGGCCATTGCGGGCCTGCACGGTGCGAACGCGGACCAGAACGCGGGCATCAACATCGTGCGCCGCGCGCTGGAAGAGCCGCTGCGCCAGATCGTCGCGAATGCCGGCGAAGAAGCCAGCGTGATCGTCGCGAAAGTGGCGGAAGGCTCGGGCAACTTCGGCTACAACGCGGCCACGGGCGAATACGGCGATCTGGTGGAGACCGGCGTGGTCGACCCCACGAAGGTGACGCGCACGGCGCTGCAAAACGCGGCCTCCGTGGCGAGCCTGCTGCTGACGACGGATGCGACGGTGCATGAAGCGCCCAAGGATGCGGCGGCCGCTGCGTCGCCGGCCGCAGCCGGTGCGGGTGGTCCGGGCTTCGAGTTCTAG